A genomic segment from Salvia splendens isolate huo1 chromosome 13, SspV2, whole genome shotgun sequence encodes:
- the LOC121761501 gene encoding putative late blight resistance protein homolog R1A-10, with protein MTAYGAMSSLTETMNNILRCSRFSLDVRSQQIIQALINELQPWPQILERLDKTSPSRSRKKVNALDGIIKEAIWKFEDSLESLLTQQIPSQLETLPVIVSTDLQSLQNEVHSFIQKLKDMEKEYMYEVENMAQDEPISSSFGFPGTNSKMIGLSDQFQQLKNDILRDHFDFGLRRLVGTAGIGKTTLAKQIYEDPEIHCMFECRAWVTVGRVPQPASIISQGILAQLCGIGITQEMDYYSLIERLPDKHCLIVLDDVWEEEDAWRITWHTFPSIRNQRVQVLLTGRHRILMKDYYFPSGFEVRFLNEEESMELLCDKVFGDEICPPHLHKVAIKIAKHCEGLPLLIVTVARIISISEHNRDPAYWNEVADRGNPVFEDAYNEISKVLFPSYNYLPQNLKMTFLFLGVFPRDHDTPTSKIIIMLMAQGLLSSYESGCKYLKELNYDYSLVLRILKTVDKSLLVEFEVTEFKTCWLHSSWRHVCRVEASKNKFYHVLNKLADAEEEVLKGQRGLCPENKILFGIKEFRDSVRLNCASIARSLLCYGPYHQYPIHIDVGFMLLREIDALTQRFYTFPVEILTLVQLKYLALTCNGEVPSTISKLFNLRVLIIHPHMKIRRCGAPSYVPMEIWDMKELEHIEILGKSLAAPSHVVSLEKLTTLVGVNASICTIFNLSQRIPNIKKLGIQIEVTPYEDHNDLLSCFDCISTLESLETLKLSITNPVIKKGHVFPMIDGALKLPCNLKKLHLSGMGFPWKYMNDIASLPNLEALKLRSYAFQGSHWKVKKDCFISLKFLLIEESDLVQWKSRRGSFCELAVLSMKHCYKLENIRIPSLVNPHELGEIELEDCNPLVLTWATQLQPHVTCMLRVTSTSSFDEKPTTIKFKRHGTIFFDDDHEENEEENEDEYTYDHEYTKASGHEDTEASANVKEHEKSLRL; from the exons ATGACGGCTTATGGTGCTATGTCTTCTCTTACCGAAACAATGAACAATATTCTCCGTTGTTCTCGTTTTAGCCTTGATGTTCGCTCTCAACAAATCATACAAGCCCTGATCAACGAGTTGCAGCCTTGGCCCCAAATTCTGGAAAGATTAGACAAGACGAGTCCAAGCCGGAGCAGGAAGAAGGTGAATGCTTTGGATGGAATAATCAAAGAGGCAATCTGGAAATTCGAAGACTCGTTGGAATCTCTTCTCACTCAACAGATTCCTTCTCAACTCGAAACTCTTCCAGTTATTGTCTCCACTGATCTGCAGAGTCTGCAAAACGAAGTTCATTCATTTATCCAGAAGCTCAAGGATATGGAGAAGGAATACATGTATGAAGTGGAGAATATGGCTCAAGACGAACCTATTTCCTCATCATTTGGTTTCCCTGGGACCAATTCAAAGATGATTGGATTATCTGATCAATTCCAACAACTCAAAAACGATATTCTGAGAGATCACTTCGACTTTGGTTTACGCCGCCTAGTTGGAACGGCCGGCATTGGGAAGACAACTCTTGCAAAGCAAATCTATGAAGATCCCGAAATTCATTGCATGTTTGAGTGTCGCGCCTGGGTGACCGTTGGCCGAGTCCCTCAGCCAGCCAGTATAATTTCCCAAGGCATTCTTGCTCAACTGTGTGGAATTGGAATCACTCAAGAAATGGACTACTACAGTTTGATAGAAAGATTGCCTGACAAGCATTGCCTCATTGTGCTAGATGATGTCTGGGAGGAAGAAGACGCATGGCGTATTACGTGGCATACTTTCCCTTCCATCCGTAATCAACGTGTTCAAGTCTTGCTTACAGGCCGACATCGAATATTGATGAAGGATTATTATTTTCCTTCTGGGTTTGAGGTGCGGTTTTTGAATGAAGAAGAAAGCATGGAACTACTATGTGACAAGGTGTTTGGTGATGAGATCTGCCCTCCTCACCTTCACAAAGTTGCCATCAAAATTGCCAAGCATTGTGAAGGTCTCCCTCTCTTGATCGTCACTGTTGCTCGCATCATTTCAATATCCGAGCATAACAGAGACCCggcctactggaatgaagtagcAGACAGAGGAAATCCAGTCTTCGAGGATGCATATAATGAAATATCAAAGGTACTTTTCCCAAGTTATAACTACTTGCCTCAAAATCTTAAAATGACTTTTCTGTTTTTGGGAGTTTTCCCTCGGGATCACGACACCCCGACTTCCAAGATCATCATTATGCTCATGGCTCAGGGGTTGCTTTCATCGTATGAATCGGGATGTAAATATCTGAAAGAGCTAAATTATGACTATAGCCTGGTTTTACGCATCTTGAAGACCGTTGATAAAAGTCTTCTTGTTGAGTTTGAAGTTACTGAGTTTAAAACTTGCTGGCTTCATTCTTCATGGCGGCACGTTTGTAGAGTAGAAGCTAGTAAGAACAAGTTTTATCATGTCTTAAATAAGTTAGCTGATGCCGAAGAAGAAGTTTTAAAAGGCCAGCGCGGTTTATGTCCCGAAAATAAGATTTTATTTGGCATCAAAGAATTTCGTGACTCAGTGAGATTGAATTGTGCTTCCATTGCACGCTCTCTCCTTTGCTATGGTCCTTACCACCAATATCCAATCCATATAGATGTCGGTTTCATGTTGCTTAGGGAAATAGATGCCCTTACACAACGTTTCTACACTTTCCCAGTAGAAATTCTGACCTTAGTCCAACTAAAGTACCTTGCTCTAACTTGCAATGGAGAAGTACCTTCAACCATATCTAAACTTTTCAACCTTCGAGTCTTGATTATCCATCCGCATATGAAAATTAGACGTTGTGGAGCTCCATCGTATGTACCGATGGAAATATGGGACATGAAAGAGTTAGAGCATATCGAGATATTGGGAAAAAGCCTTGCAGCTCCATCTCATGTTGTTTCATTGGAAAAGCTCACAACTCTGGTAGGGGTGAATGCTAGTATTTGTACTATCTTCAATCTCTCCCAAAGAATTCCTAACATAAAGAAATTAGGAATACAAATTGAGGTCACGCCTTATGAGGATCATAACGATCTTTTGAGTTGCTTTGATTGCATTTCAACACTTGAAAGCTTAGAGACTCTAAAACTCAGTATTACAAATCCAGTCATCAAGAAAGGTCATGTTTTCCCAATGATTGATGGGGCATTGAAGCTGCCATGTAACTTGAAAAAGTTGCATTTAAGTGGTATGGGTTTTCCATGGAAATACATGAATGACATTGCTTCTCTACCAAATCTTGAAGCTCTCAAACTGCGATCCTACGCCTTTCAGGGTTCACATTGGAAGGTAAAAAAAGATTGTTTTATAAGTCTTAAGTTTCTTCTAATTGAAGAAAGTGATTTGGTGCAATGGAAATCAAGACGAGGAAGCTTCTGCGAGCTTGCAGTCTTAAGCATGAAACATTGCTACAAACTTGAAAATATCCGCATACCTTCTCTTGTTAATCCCCATGAGCTTGGGGAGATTGAATTAGAGGATTGCAATCCTTTAGTTTTGACTTGGGCAACCCAACTACAACCACATGTAACTTGTATGCTTCGTGTTACTTCAACTTCTTCTTTTGATGAGAAACCAACAACTATCAAATTTAAAAG GCATGGAACCATATTTTTCGATGATGATCATGAGGAAAATGAAGAAGAGAATGAAGACGAATATACTTATGATCATGAGTATACAAAGGCGAGCGGTCATGAGGATACAGAGGCGAGCGCAAATGTCAAGGAACAT GAGAAATCTTTGAGGCTTTGA
- the LOC121762925 gene encoding 3-ketoacyl-CoA synthase 19-like produces METLTPLLLLLLLLSLLPFLTLLLKRKHNSTCYILNYECYKPSEALKLDTSASCKVVLRNPNLGWEQYKFLLKTIISSGLGEETYSPPSVVAGREADPSLLDSLQELDHIFFQTLDSLFAKSRISPQEIDILVVNVSLLSPSPSLSSRIINRYKMRPDVKAFNFSGMGCSASLIAVDLVRHLFKVYANALAVVVSTESLGPNWYRGVDKSMMLSNCLFRSGGCSMLLTNRSDFRDRAILKLNHLVRTHFGANDEAHNCCIQVEDDEGYPGFRLTKKLTTAAAKVFVINLKVLLPKILPVSEIIRFGFVYLRSGKKKQLMELLGGAGGLNLKSGVDHFCIHPGGRAVIDGVGKSLGLSEYDLEPARMALHRFGNTSAGGLWYVLGYMEAKKRLKKGDRIMMISFGAGFKCNNCLWEVLRDLDDPNVWEDCIDRYPPKSLANPFAEKYSWINDECLSFIRIEDCVFSSCAS; encoded by the exons ATGGAAACCCTCACAccccttctccttctccttctcctcctctccCTCCTCCCTTTCCTCACCCTCCTCCTCAAGAGAAAACACAACTCCACTTGCTACATCCTCAACTACGAGTGCTACAAACCCTCCGAAGCCCTAAAACTCGACACCTCGGCCTCGTGCAAGGTCGTCCTCCGCAACCCGAACCTCGGGTGGGAGCAATACAAATTCCTCCTCAAGACCATCATCAGCTCCGGCCTCGGAGAGGAGACCTACAGCCCTCCCAGCGTCGTCGCTGGAAGAGAAGCCGACCCCTCCCTCCTCGATTCCCTCCAAGAGCTCGACCACATCTTCTTCCAAACCCTAGACAGCCTCTTCGCCAAATCCCGGATCTCGCCCCAGGAGATCGACATCCTCGTCGTCAACGTCTCCTTGCTCTCTCCCTCGCCCTCGCTGTCGTCGAGAATCATCAACCGGTATAAGATGCGGCCTGATGTGAAGGCGTTTAACTTCTCCGGGATGGGCTGCAGCGCTAGCCTCATCGCGGTCGACCTCGTTCGCCACTTGTTTAAGGTTTATGCGAATGCGCTCGCTGTCGTCGTCAGCACTGAGTCTCTCGGCCCTAATTG GTATCGTGGCGTGGACAAATCGATGATGCTCTCGAACTGCCTATTCCGATCCGGTGGCTGCTCCATGCTTCTGACGAACCGGTCAGATTTCCGAGACCGAGCCATCTTAAAACTCAACCATTTGGTAAGAACGCACTTCGGAGCCAACGACGAAGCGCACAACTGCTGCATACAGGTCGAAGATGACGAAGGCTACCCCGGGTTTCGACTGACGAAGAAGCTTACCACAGCCGCAGCAAAGGTGTTTGTTATCAATCTCAAAGTTTTGTTGCCGAAGATCTTGCCTGTATCGGAGATTATCAGATTCGGTTTTGTTTATCTCCGGTCAGGTAAGAAGAAGCAGCTTATGGAACTCCTCGGCGGCGCCGGCGGCCTTAATCTCAAGTCCGGTGTCGATCATTTCTGCATTCACCCTGGTGGCAG GGCTGTGATCGATGGAGTCGGGAAGAGTCTGGGGCTGAGCGAGTACGACCTCGAGCCGGCCCGGATGGCGCTCCACCGCTTCGGAAACACCTCGGCTGGCGGGCTGTGGTACGTGCTCGGGTACATGGAGGCGAAGAAGCGGCTGAAGAAGGGCGACCGGATCATGATGATCAGCTTCGGAGCAGGCTTCAAGTGCAACAACTGTTTGTGGGAAGTCCTCAGAGACTTGGACGATCCTAATGTGTGGGAAGATTGCATCGATCGATACCCTCCGAAGAGCCTCGCGAATCCCTTCGCAGAGAAGTACAGTTGGATCAATGACGAGTGTCTTAGCTTCATTCGGATCGAGGATTGTGTGTTTTCGAGTTGTGCTTCTTGA